A section of the Alligator mississippiensis isolate rAllMis1 chromosome 8, rAllMis1, whole genome shotgun sequence genome encodes:
- the LOC102558291 gene encoding uncharacterized protein LOC102558291, with protein MDIYSILFFLLSILMTGCCQTGGNEFQESQKLRQNLIIAAMSVFLVMSLLLILGCSFIHYKLVTKDDTAVKEEVKSVAIKTHSHRIETRIVLSPSQVMQLAASQQQMMPVYKHAGHVLPRPGSNQSGVSFKYIDCGIAPSAPRSHTPESFLSTLSKSGSLYSLDQHNFLDMFSRSNSRESTDIFGYRHEDGEGSSDSGTTVYCPIHSNGTADLGSLNKY; from the exons GGAATGAATTCCAGGAGAGTCAGAAGCTGAGGCAAAACCTGATCATTGCTGCCATGAGCGTTTTCTTGGTGATGTCACTCCTGCTTATTCTGGGCTGCAGTTTCATTCACTACAAACTGGTGACAAAGGACGACAC GGCCGTAAAGGAAGAAGTGAAGTCTGTTGCCATCAAGACTCACTCACACCGCATTGAAACGAGGATTGTCCTGTCTCCATCCCAGGTTATGCAATTAGCTGCTTCCCAACAGCAGATGATGCCCGTCTACAAACATGCTGGTCATGTGCTGCCACGACCAGGCTCCAATCAGTCTGGGGTCAGCTTCAAGTACATTGACTGTGGCATTGCCCCCTCCGCACCCAGAAGCCATACTCCAGAAAGCTTTCTATCGACTCTCTCCAAGTCAGGAAGTCTTTACTCTCTGGATCAGCACAATTTCTTAGACATGTTCTCAAGGAGCAATTCTAGGGAGTCTACAGACATCTTTGGGTACCGACATGAAGATGGAGAAGGAAGCAGTGATTCTGGGACCACAGTTTATTGTCCCATTCACAGCAATGGGACAGCTGATCTAGGTTCCTTGAACAAATATTAA